One part of the Thermodesulfovibrio sp. 3462-1 genome encodes these proteins:
- a CDS encoding Druantia anti-phage system protein DruA produces the protein MKTKLNSSEIEIKKKIIKVLKEQGFKINPHVRPAEYNKTTFRRIQQKARFEQLSLHRNFLIDSIKKVKNYCKNGSEIIPEEISLELREVQSGSLEEILFRWWNLVWWSIPFQRSYGRQMRFLLWDKTHDAPFGLICLQSPVLKMSVRDNYLDIPKDELDIWINMSMQAQRVGALPPYNEILGGKMVALALTCNEIREAYKRKYRNYISIIKGRKLKPELLFITTTSAFGKSSLYNRLKYNGETVAMSLGYTQGSGTFHIPEELYQEILSFLSQKGIDVTRGYGHGPSRKLKLISLGLKCLGLPKFEYHGIKREFYLFPLVKNLKEIIHYSEKPIWVDRPFDKLVDYWKERWAIPRAERMLEWREFDKNKFFQKVEKMLKGL, from the coding sequence ATGAAAACAAAATTAAATTCTTCTGAAATAGAAATTAAGAAAAAAATTATCAAAGTCTTAAAAGAACAAGGGTTTAAAATAAATCCCCACGTGAGACCAGCTGAATATAATAAAACAACATTTCGTCGGATTCAGCAAAAGGCAAGGTTCGAGCAACTATCTTTGCATAGAAATTTTTTGATAGATTCTATAAAGAAAGTGAAAAATTATTGTAAAAATGGTTCTGAAATTATACCTGAGGAGATTTCCTTAGAATTAAGAGAGGTTCAATCAGGTTCTCTTGAAGAAATCTTATTCCGCTGGTGGAATTTAGTATGGTGGAGTATTCCGTTTCAACGCTCCTACGGTCGCCAGATGAGATTTTTGTTATGGGATAAAACACATGATGCACCTTTTGGTTTGATTTGTTTACAAAGCCCTGTGCTAAAGATGTCAGTCCGGGATAATTACCTGGATATACCAAAGGACGAGTTAGATATCTGGATAAATATGTCTATGCAGGCACAACGAGTTGGTGCTCTACCTCCTTATAATGAGATACTGGGTGGAAAAATGGTTGCTCTTGCTTTAACCTGCAATGAAATAAGAGAAGCTTATAAGAGGAAATACAGGAATTATATATCAATCATTAAAGGGAGAAAATTAAAACCTGAACTCTTATTTATTACCACCACGAGTGCATTTGGTAAAAGTAGCCTGTATAACCGCTTAAAATACAATGGAGAGACGGTAGCAATGTCTTTAGGTTATACTCAGGGTTCAGGCACATTTCATATTCCAGAAGAATTATATCAAGAAATTTTAAGCTTTTTATCCCAGAAGGGTATTGATGTCACCAGGGGATACGGACACGGTCCGTCAAGAAAACTTAAATTGATAAGCCTGGGGCTAAAATGTCTCGGGTTACCTAAATTTGAATACCATGGAATTAAACGAGAATTTTATCTATTTCCACTAGTCAAGAATTTAAAAGAAATTATCCATTATAGCGAAAAACCTATTTGGGTAGATCGTCCTTTTGACAAGTTAGTTGATTATTGGAAAGAGAGATGGGCAATACCTAGAGCAGAAAGAATGCTGGAATGGAGAGAGTTTGATAAAAATAAATTTTTTCAGAAAGTAGAGAAAATGTTAAAGGGGTTATAA
- a CDS encoding MjaI family restriction endonuclease, whose protein sequence is MNIFQDLNNAQGTRPKVVGQMGERIQEFKGKK, encoded by the coding sequence ATGAATATTTTTCAAGATTTAAATAATGCACAGGGAACACGACCTAAAGTAGTGGGTCAGATGGGCGAGCGTATTCAGGAATTTAAGGGAAAGAAATGA